The Pseudomonas azadiae genome includes a window with the following:
- a CDS encoding outer membrane lipoprotein, with product MRKSVLLVACFTTLSLLLGGCASSLTGDSYSRDEARRVQTVRMGTIESLRPVKIEGTKTPIGGAAGAVIGGVGGSAIGGGRGSIVTAVIGAVAGGLLGSATEEGLTRTQGVEITVREDDGSTRAYVQAVQENEIFRIGDRVRIMTVDGTSRVTR from the coding sequence ATGCGTAAGTCTGTTTTACTGGTTGCCTGCTTTACCACCCTGTCGTTGTTGTTGGGTGGCTGCGCCTCGAGTCTGACCGGCGACTCATACTCCCGTGACGAAGCGCGTCGTGTACAAACCGTGCGCATGGGCACCATCGAGTCCCTGCGCCCGGTGAAAATCGAAGGCACCAAGACCCCAATCGGCGGCGCTGCCGGCGCGGTCATCGGCGGTGTTGGCGGCAGCGCCATCGGCGGCGGGCGTGGCAGCATCGTTACCGCAGTGATCGGCGCTGTCGCCGGCGGCCTGCTGGGTTCGGCCACTGAAGAAGGCCTGACCCGCACGCAGGGCGTGGAAATCACCGTTCGCGAAGACGACGGCAGCACGCGCGCCTATGTGCAGGCCGTGCAGGAGAACGAAATCTTCCGCATTGGTGACCGTGTGCGCATCATGACGGTTGATGGTACGAGCCGCGTTACGCGTTAA
- a CDS encoding OmpA family protein yields MLSNKSLALALCLTITGCAQTPQNDAGGHWWSFGSDKAAAKDAVTQTDAKPDAKPAAGAKPAAPATAAAAPATAAATAPAPADAAPAPAAKADTGFNWWPFSSKSADDKEAVAKADLKADLKAADPGPVVAKTDTETHWWWPFESKPKPLAKVDVSNVPMPDPKITQAWLDDYEPRLRAAIKDSNLQLERRDNVLVVIAPVDGSYNPKRPAMLLPVTLGPFTRVAKAVEADPKTAVLVLGHVDATGTAPASQALTKERAQSIASIFSLSGLKQDRLMLRGMGDLMPRAANDSNQGRALNRRMEIMFTQRSTMLALLSNYNSGKTPPVAEMVAVQNVPAPAPAAKAPAKKAAASKATSKKAAAKPAAKKAPAKPAAKKPAAAKAKADAPAPSDQAKN; encoded by the coding sequence ATGTTATCGAACAAGTCCTTGGCGCTGGCGCTATGTCTCACTATTACCGGTTGCGCACAAACTCCACAAAATGATGCCGGCGGGCATTGGTGGTCATTTGGGTCAGACAAGGCGGCTGCCAAGGACGCAGTGACCCAAACCGACGCCAAGCCGGATGCCAAGCCCGCCGCCGGCGCCAAGCCTGCTGCGCCTGCCACTGCTGCAGCCGCGCCTGCCACTGCCGCAGCGACTGCCCCCGCGCCTGCCGACGCCGCGCCTGCGCCAGCGGCCAAGGCCGACACGGGTTTCAACTGGTGGCCGTTTTCCTCCAAGAGCGCCGACGACAAGGAAGCCGTTGCCAAGGCCGACTTGAAAGCTGACCTCAAGGCTGCCGATCCAGGCCCTGTGGTCGCCAAGACCGACACCGAGACCCATTGGTGGTGGCCGTTCGAAAGCAAGCCAAAGCCGCTGGCCAAGGTTGATGTCAGCAACGTGCCGATGCCCGACCCGAAAATCACCCAAGCTTGGCTGGACGACTACGAGCCACGTCTGCGCGCTGCCATCAAGGACAGCAACCTGCAGCTGGAACGTCGCGACAACGTGCTCGTCGTGATTGCCCCGGTAGACGGCTCCTACAATCCGAAACGCCCGGCCATGTTGCTGCCGGTCACCCTGGGTCCGTTCACGCGTGTGGCCAAGGCTGTTGAAGCCGACCCGAAGACGGCCGTTCTGGTGCTGGGCCACGTCGATGCCACCGGCACCGCCCCGGCCAGCCAGGCGTTGACCAAGGAGCGCGCGCAATCCATCGCCTCGATCTTCAGCCTCAGCGGCCTCAAGCAAGACCGTTTGATGCTGCGCGGCATGGGCGACCTGATGCCACGTGCCGCCAACGACAGCAACCAGGGTCGCGCCCTGAACCGTCGTATGGAAATCATGTTCACCCAGCGCTCGACCATGTTGGCACTGTTGAGCAACTACAATTCCGGCAAGACGCCGCCTGTGGCTGAAATGGTTGCCGTGCAGAATGTTCCTGCCCCGGCGCCTGCCGCCAAGGCCCCGGCCAAAAAAGCGGCTGCCAGCAAGGCAACCAGCAAGAAAGCCGCTGCCAAGCCAGCCGCCAAAAAGGCCCCGGCCAAGCCTGCTGCCAAGAAGCCGGCTGCGGCCAAAGCCAAGGCTGATGCGCCCGCGCCGAGTGACCAGGCGAAAAACTGA
- a CDS encoding serine hydrolase domain-containing protein encodes MQIQGHYALQFEAVREAFAALFDDPQERGAGLCIQIGGETVVDLWAGTADKDGLEAWHSDTIVNLFSCTKTFTAVTALQLVAEGKLQLDAPVAHYWPEFAAAGKEAVTLRHLLCHQAGLPAIREMLPVEALYDWQLMVDTLAAEAPWWTPGQGHGYEAITYGWLVGELLRRADGRGPGESIVARVARPLGLDFHVGLADAEFYRVAHIARSKGNMGDEAAQRLLQVMMREPAAMTTRAFANPPSILTSTNKPEWRRMQQPAANGHGNARSLAGFYSGLLDGSLLEADMLEQLTREHSVGPDKTLLTQTRFGLGCMLDQPQLPNATFGLGPRAFGHPGAGGSVGFADPEHDVAFGFVTNTLGPYVLMDPRAQKLVGILAGCL; translated from the coding sequence GTGCAGATCCAAGGTCATTACGCACTCCAGTTCGAAGCGGTACGTGAAGCGTTTGCCGCGTTGTTCGATGACCCGCAGGAGCGGGGTGCCGGGCTCTGCATCCAGATCGGCGGTGAAACCGTCGTCGACCTGTGGGCCGGCACCGCTGACAAGGACGGTCTCGAGGCCTGGCACAGCGACACCATCGTCAACCTGTTCTCCTGCACCAAGACCTTTACTGCCGTGACGGCCCTGCAACTGGTTGCCGAAGGCAAATTGCAGCTGGACGCACCGGTCGCTCACTACTGGCCGGAGTTCGCCGCCGCCGGCAAGGAAGCCGTCACCCTGCGTCACTTGCTCTGCCACCAGGCCGGGTTGCCGGCGATCCGCGAGATGTTGCCTGTCGAGGCGCTGTACGACTGGCAACTGATGGTCGATACCCTGGCGGCCGAAGCCCCGTGGTGGACACCGGGCCAAGGCCACGGCTATGAGGCGATCACCTACGGCTGGCTGGTGGGCGAGTTGCTGCGGCGCGCCGATGGGCGCGGACCGGGAGAGTCCATCGTGGCGCGGGTAGCGCGGCCACTGGGGTTGGATTTCCATGTAGGCCTGGCGGATGCAGAGTTTTATCGCGTGGCGCATATTGCGCGCAGCAAAGGCAATATGGGTGATGAAGCCGCACAACGTTTATTGCAAGTAATGATGCGTGAACCTGCGGCCATGACGACGCGTGCATTTGCCAATCCACCGTCCATTCTGACCAGCACTAATAAACCTGAATGGCGGCGCATGCAGCAGCCGGCGGCAAATGGCCACGGCAATGCGCGCAGCCTGGCGGGGTTTTATAGTGGACTATTGGACGGTAGTTTGCTGGAAGCCGACATGCTCGAACAGTTGACCCGTGAACACAGTGTCGGGCCGGATAAAACATTACTGACCCAAACCCGTTTTGGCCTGGGCTGCATGTTGGACCAGCCGCAGTTGCCCAATGCCACCTTCGGCCTGGGGCCGCGTGCTTTCGGGCATCCCGGCGCAGGCGGTTCGGTAGGGTTTGCCGACCCGGAGCACGATGTAGCGTTTGGTTTCGTGACTAATACATTGGGCCCTTACGTACTTATGGACCCACGGGCGCAGAAGTTGGTCGGAATATTGGCCGGTTGTCTGTAA
- a CDS encoding PLP-dependent cysteine synthase family protein, with amino-acid sequence MSDHRPWAREAIRIIEADFQRSADTHLIPLPLPGLPGTELYFKDESSHPTGSLKHRLARSLFLYALCNGWLKPGAPVIEASSGSTAISEAYFARLLGLPFIAVMPATTSQEKIAQIAFYGGRSHLVQDPTQIYAESERLARESGGHFMDQFTYAERATDWRANNNIAESIFQQMRFEQYPEPSWLISSPGTGGTTATLGRYVRYRQHCTRVLCADAERSVFFDFYQSGDASLRLDCGSRIEGIGRPRVEASFLPAVIDAMVKVPDALSLAAMHYLAERLGRRVGGSSGTNLIGALVAAQQMKAAGESGSIVAILCDGGERYATTYYDQAWLAGQGYELDGLIKEVAASVERGEPLPNSIQRANI; translated from the coding sequence ATGAGCGACCACCGTCCCTGGGCCCGCGAAGCCATTCGTATCATTGAAGCAGACTTCCAGCGCAGCGCCGACACGCACCTGATCCCCTTGCCGCTGCCAGGTTTGCCGGGCACCGAGCTGTACTTCAAGGATGAGTCCAGTCACCCGACCGGCAGCCTCAAGCATCGGCTGGCGCGTTCATTGTTTCTGTACGCGCTGTGCAATGGCTGGCTCAAGCCCGGCGCCCCGGTGATCGAAGCGTCCAGCGGTTCGACGGCGATTTCCGAAGCCTATTTCGCCCGTCTGCTCGGCCTGCCCTTTATTGCGGTGATGCCGGCGACCACCTCCCAGGAGAAGATCGCGCAAATTGCCTTCTATGGCGGTAGAAGCCACCTGGTACAGGACCCGACGCAGATTTATGCTGAATCTGAACGCCTGGCACGGGAAAGCGGCGGTCACTTCATGGATCAGTTCACCTACGCCGAACGCGCGACCGACTGGCGGGCCAACAACAATATTGCCGAATCGATCTTCCAGCAGATGCGTTTTGAGCAGTATCCGGAACCGAGCTGGTTGATCTCCAGCCCCGGTACCGGCGGCACCACCGCGACCCTGGGTCGTTATGTGCGTTATCGCCAGCATTGCACGCGCGTGCTGTGTGCCGATGCCGAGCGTTCGGTGTTCTTTGATTTCTACCAGAGCGGCGACGCGAGCCTGCGTCTGGACTGTGGTTCGCGCATCGAAGGCATTGGCCGGCCACGGGTTGAAGCGTCGTTCCTGCCGGCGGTGATCGATGCAATGGTCAAGGTGCCGGATGCGCTCTCGCTGGCGGCCATGCATTACCTGGCCGAACGGCTGGGTCGCCGGGTCGGCGGCTCCAGCGGGACCAACCTGATTGGCGCGCTGGTAGCGGCGCAGCAGATGAAGGCAGCGGGAGAGTCGGGATCGATCGTGGCGATCCTGTGCGATGGGGGCGAGCGGTATGCCACAACCTATTACGACCAGGCGTGGTTGGCGGGGCAGGGGTATGAACTGGATGGTTTGATCAAAGAGGTTGCGGCGAGTGTGGAGCGTGGTGAGCCGCTGCCGAACAGCATCCAGCGCGCCAACATCTGA
- the pdxH gene encoding pyridoxamine 5'-phosphate oxidase has protein sequence MTQALADMRRDYTRDGLSEAQAPSEPFALFHQWFADAVKTEQPPVEANAMTLATVDQDGRPHCRILLLKGLDAQGFTFFTNYQSAKGQQLAARPFAAMTFFWPTLERQVRIEGRVVKVTPEESDAYYQVRPLGSRLGAWASPQSQVIRDREALQDLLKATEQRFSDTQPDCPEHWGGYRLLPERIEFWQGRASRLHDRLNYRLQGADWTRERLAP, from the coding sequence ATGACCCAGGCACTGGCCGATATGCGCCGTGACTACACACGGGACGGTTTGAGCGAGGCCCAGGCCCCGAGCGAACCGTTTGCCTTGTTCCACCAATGGTTCGCCGATGCGGTGAAAACCGAGCAGCCACCGGTGGAAGCCAATGCCATGACCTTGGCCACGGTCGACCAGGACGGTCGTCCGCACTGCCGCATCCTGTTGCTCAAGGGCCTGGATGCGCAGGGCTTTACCTTCTTTACCAATTACCAGAGTGCCAAGGGCCAACAGCTCGCGGCGCGGCCGTTTGCGGCCATGACCTTCTTCTGGCCGACTCTGGAGCGCCAAGTACGCATCGAGGGGCGGGTGGTCAAGGTCACGCCTGAGGAATCGGACGCTTATTATCAGGTCCGCCCGCTGGGCAGCCGCCTGGGCGCCTGGGCTTCGCCGCAGAGCCAGGTCATTCGTGACCGCGAAGCATTGCAGGACCTGCTCAAGGCCACCGAGCAGCGTTTCAGCGACACCCAGCCCGATTGCCCCGAGCACTGGGGTGGCTATCGTTTGCTGCCCGAGCGCATCGAGTTCTGGCAAGGCCGCGCCAGCCGCCTGCACGATCGCCTGAACTATCGCCTGCAAGGGGCCGATTGGACACGTGAGCGCCTGGCGCCCTGA
- the nhaA gene encoding Na+/H+ antiporter NhaA, translated as MPLRSTFTRFFQLEAASGLLLIAAAALALIINNSPLSHLYGAFLDVPVVAQIGALKIAKPALLWINDGLMALFFLLIGLEVKRELLDGHLSKPSQVVLPGAAAIGGMVVPALIYWAINKDYPAALSGWAIPMATDIAFALGVLALLGKRVPVSLKLFLMTLAIIDDLGAIIVIAVFYSADLSGAALAGAGACLIALIAMNRLGVIKLGPYLIIGLILWVCVLKSGVHATLAGVTLAFCIPMRTKNAEPSPLLTLEHALHPWVAYGILPLFAFANAGVSLTGVSLESFTHHVPMGIAAGLLIGKTIGVFGLTWLAIKTGIAALPSGANWGQVFGVAILCGIGFTMSLFVGSLAFVPGASEFAGEDRMGILTGSILAACIGYAVTALASRKKAIPSV; from the coding sequence TTGCCTCTGCGTAGCACTTTCACCCGTTTCTTCCAGCTGGAAGCCGCCAGCGGTCTATTGTTGATCGCAGCTGCGGCACTGGCCTTGATCATTAACAATTCGCCCTTGTCGCACCTGTACGGCGCGTTTCTCGACGTACCGGTAGTGGCGCAGATTGGCGCATTGAAAATCGCCAAACCGGCACTACTATGGATCAACGATGGCCTGATGGCCTTGTTCTTCCTGTTGATCGGCCTTGAGGTCAAGCGCGAGCTGCTCGACGGCCACCTGTCCAAGCCGTCGCAGGTAGTGCTGCCTGGCGCGGCAGCCATCGGCGGCATGGTGGTGCCGGCGCTGATCTATTGGGCGATTAACAAGGACTACCCTGCCGCGCTGTCGGGCTGGGCGATCCCCATGGCCACCGACATTGCCTTCGCCCTCGGTGTGCTGGCCTTGCTGGGCAAGCGCGTACCGGTATCGCTCAAGCTGTTCCTGATGACCCTGGCCATCATCGATGACCTGGGCGCGATCATCGTCATCGCCGTGTTCTATTCCGCCGACTTGTCCGGCGCCGCCCTGGCCGGTGCGGGGGCCTGCCTGATTGCGTTGATCGCGATGAACCGACTGGGCGTGATCAAGCTCGGGCCCTACCTGATCATCGGGCTGATCCTGTGGGTGTGCGTACTCAAGAGCGGCGTTCACGCGACGCTCGCCGGCGTGACATTGGCGTTCTGCATCCCGATGCGCACCAAAAACGCCGAGCCGTCGCCGCTGCTCACCCTGGAACACGCCCTGCACCCGTGGGTGGCCTACGGCATCCTGCCGTTGTTCGCCTTCGCCAACGCGGGCGTGTCCCTGACCGGCGTCAGCCTGGAAAGCTTTACCCACCATGTACCGATGGGCATCGCCGCAGGCCTGCTGATCGGCAAGACCATCGGCGTGTTTGGCCTCACCTGGCTGGCCATCAAGACCGGCATTGCCGCCCTGCCCAGCGGCGCGAATTGGGGCCAGGTGTTTGGCGTGGCGATCCTGTGCGGCATCGGCTTTACCATGAGCCTGTTTGTCGGGTCCCTGGCATTTGTGCCGGGAGCCAGTGAGTTTGCCGGAGAAGACCGGATGGGCATTCTGACCGGGTCGATACTGGCAGCGTGTATCGGGTATGCGGTGACGGCGCTGGCGAGTCGCAAGAAGGCTATACCTTCAGTTTGA